CGGATCTCATTGCGACCCTCGGCAATCCAATTCGGTTGTCTTGGCTCGAGAACCCGGCCGACCCGGTCCACGATAGCTGGACCGAGAGGGAGCTGGTTGCGGATCTGCTGGTGATCGGCACCATGCCCGATGACGTCGATCGCGACGGCGACCCGGACCTCGTTCTCTACACCGCCTCCAACGAGCTCCTGTGGTTGGAGAACGATGGCAATCCCGCGACCGGTGTCTGGACTTTGACCCAGATCATCACCTCCGGTCTGGCCGCCGATCCGGTGCTGGTCGACCTCGACCGGGATGGCGATCACGATCTCGTCGGCCGCTGGAAGAGCGATCTATTCTCCGCCGCCGGGTTGGTTTGGTGGGAGAACGACGGCACGCCGGAAGGCCCGGACTGGACCCGCCGAGACGTCGCCGCGGCCTTCGACGCCGAGAATCTCGCCGTCGGCGATGTCGATGGCGATGGCGATCCCGACATCATGGCGGTGGACGACAACGTTGCCGAGCTGGTGTGGTTCGAGAGCGACGGCTCGCCCCTCGATGGTGGCTGGACGAGGCGGGTCGCGGACACTGCCGTCGTGACCTCGCTGAGGGTTCGCCTGGCCGACGCCGACCGGGACGGCGATCTCGATCTCTTCGGTGCCGAAGACGCCGACAGCGCGGCGCTTCTGTGGTGGGAGAACGATGGTTCACCGAGCGATGGTGGTTGGGTGCTCCACCCGGTCGCCAACGGCCAGCTCGATCCAGAGAATCAGGAGATCGGCGATGTCGACGGCGACGGCGACCTCGACTGGATCTTGGCGCAAGAAGATTCGGGCGAGTTCACCTGGTGGGAGAACCAGGGCGGTCAGTTCGCGCTGCCGACCCTCGATGCGGTGGCCGAGCCGACTCCCAACGAAGGCGCAGGCGACGTCCTGCTGCTGCGCATCGATGGCGCGCACCGCGGCCGCTCTAGGGACGGTTCCGCCGAGCTGGCGACCCTCGAGCTTCGCTTCGAGGATGACGCTGCCGACCCGCTGACCGACGCCGAGCTCAATGTCCTGGTCGATCGACTTCGTCTCTATCTCGACGATGGCGATGGCGAGTTCGAACCGGGTGGCGACGATGCGGAGCTCTTCGTCGCCGCGGGACCGTTCGCGCCCACCGAGGGGGTTTTGACCCTCACCCTCGTCGATGGGGATCCTGCTCTCGAGATCGCCGTTGGTGTGAACACGACCTGGTGGCTGGCGGCCGATTTCGCTTCGAATGCCGGCTCTCAGGCCCCGGACTCGTTTCAGGTGAGTCATCTCACCAGCGCCTCTTCGACCGGCGAAATGGCCACCACCGACCTGCCGCTGTCCCTCGAGTTCGCGGCGGACGTGGCTTCGTCGGTTCTCGCCATCAATGGTGCCCCGGCGGTCGAGCCACCGATTGCGGATCAGGTGGCGAATGCCGGCGCCCTCTTCGAGCTGGATGTCGCGGCGAGCTTCTTCGATTTCGAGCCCGGTGCTCTGACCTATTCTGCGACCGGCCTGCCCGACTCGATGAGCATCACGGGCGGTGGTTTCATCTCGGGCATGCCGACCCTGGCGGAAGCCGCGGCTTCGCCTTACTCGGTGATGGTCACCGCCACCGATGCGGGAGGCTTGATGGGTATCGACACCTTTTCGCTGTCGGTGGATCCGTTCGGCGGAACGATCGTGATCGACGGTGTCTGTACCCTCTCCGATGCGATTCTCTCGGCGAACTCGAACAGCGACGTCGGCGCCTGCACCGGTTCTGGAGGCGTCGAGACCTTGGTGCTCGACAGCCCGGTCACCCTGACCGTGGCGGATACGGTGAATTCCTCGGCTTTCTCCGGCGACTTCGCCGGCTTGCCGGACGTCACCAGCGAGTTGGTCATCGCAGCCGGCACCGCCAGCCTGATTGAGCGCGACAGCGGCCTCGGCTGCGTGGCCAATGGACCCGACTTCTTCCGTCTGTTCAATGTCCTCACGGGGGGGCGGCTGATCCTGCGCGGGCTGACCTTGCAGGGCGGTTGTGCTGGACGGGGAGGAGCCATCGCCGTTCGGGTGGAGGCCGGCCTCGAGCTCGAGGACTGCCGTCTGATCGCCAACCAGGCCCAGGCGAGCCCGGGATCCAGTACCACCCGGGGAGGCGCTGTTTTCGCGCAGAAGGACTCGACCGGGGTGGTGGTGACGGGCACTCTCTTCGCGGACAACCGGGCAGATGCCGCCGCTACCGTTGATGTAGCTGCCGAGGGCGGCGCTTTGTATCTCGAACCCAACGCCATCGTCGAGGCGACGATCGCCGAATCGACTTTCCGGCGCAACCAGGCTCTCGGTGGAGCCGGTCAGGCGGCGCGCGGGGGCGCGATTGCGGCAGGCGTGGTGACCTTGGCGAGCATCGTCGAGACCTCCTTCGAGGAGAACCTGGCGCTGGGCGGTGACGGCAACGCCGGCGGCGCAGCGGAAGGCGGGGCACTCTTCGTGGCGGCCTCGACGACCTTGACGGAGCTCGTGTTCGTCGGCAACTCGGCGGTTGGAGGTGACGGCACCGGGGATAGCGGTGGGGTGGCGCTCGGTGGAGCGGTTTTTCGGGAATTCGGGAGCTCGCCGGTAGCGTGGAGCGGCTTGGTGTTCGAGCGCAACCAGACGGTCGGTGGGAATAGCACCTCGGCCGCTGGAGGGGGAGCCCAGGGAGGCGCTCTGTCAGCCGTCGACGTCGACATCGAACGCGCCTTCTTCGAGCTCAACTCCTCCTTCGGCGGTTCCGGGGTCACCGGTGGGTTTGCTGCCGCCGGAGGCGCCCAGGTCGACAACGGAGGATCTCTTCGGCAGGTCAGCTTCGTTGGTAACCGCACTCGCGGCGGCGATGGCACGAGCGGCGATGGTGGGGGGGCGAACGGTGGCGCTTTGCGGTCCATTGGTGAGCTCGAGGTCACGGCCGCAACGGCGAGTGAAAACGAGGTCAGGGCCGGGGATAGCGCGACCGCTTCGGGTGGCCAGGCCAGCGGTGGTGGAATGTCGATCTTCGACGGCAGCCTGTCCCACGTCACCGTGACCGGCAATCGAGTCATCGCCGGCAGCGGCGGTGAAAGCGATGGCACCGCCGTCGGAGGTGGCGTCTTCGTTGGCTCTGTTTTTCCCTTCGATAACTCCATCCTGGCGGGCAACACGCGTGCCGACGGCGGTGGCTCGCCGATCGCCAACGACTGCTTCCGTCTCGGGGTCAGCGACAGTCAGGGATTCAATCTGGTCGAGGCGCCGGACAACTGCGACTTTTCGGCCAGCGGTGACCAGACCGGCCTCGATCCCCTGCTCGGTGCACTACGCCGGATGAACTGCTCGGTGCCGCTGCCGAACGGCCTGTGCTTGCCGGTTCAGGTGCCCGACATCGCGAGCCCGGCCCTCGACCAGGGAAGCTGTGTCGTTTCAACAGCGACCGAGGATGCTCGTGGCTTCGCGCGGCCCTTCGACAACCCCGGCACCGCCGATGCCGCCGATGGCTGCGACATCGGTGCGGTCGAGTACACCGACGCCAATGACGACGGTCTCGAAGACGGTCGCGAGATCTTCGGCGATGGCTTCGAGTCCGGCGACACCGCGGCCTGGAGCCAGGAAGTGTTTTAGCCCACCCGTCCCGTTCCGAACCCTGGTCGTCGCGGGGTCAGGAGTGCTTCGGGAGGCTCCCCTGCCGAGGAGGTCTTATGGATCCTGCGGCGAGGGCTGAACGAGCTTACGGCCGACGAGAAGTCCCTCGACGCTGAGGTCTTCGTCGGCGTCGGGCCAGTGACTGCCTTCGCCTCGGCCGAGGAGTTGCCAGTTGGCGCGGGCTTCAGGAGAAGCGTCCAGCAGGCGCGGAAACCAGGCCAGCGGCACGATCAGGGTTCGTCCGTCTTCGAGATGGACTAGCAATTCGTTGTCGCTGACTTCGATCTGCTCGGCGAGAGCCTGGGGCTCAACGAGTGAAGTAGTCAAACCACGCCTCCAAAATTCTCTGTCGATGCTCTTCGACGAGCCGATGCAGCCGCCGGAGCTCGTGAGCTGCAAACCCCGTCGAGCTCGCCAGGCTTACCGGATTGAGCCAGAACTTGGCGAGCATGCGGTCTTGCTGGACGTGGACATGGGTGGCTCGTGTCCTTCATTGCTGAAGAAAAAGAGACGATAAGGGCCAGTCCGCAGAACCGTGGGCGACACTGCAGAAGCCTAGCAGGTTGCTGAAAAACTCATCGGCAACCTGCTAGCAGGCTGCTGAAAAAGTCCGCTTCGCGACTTTTCCAGCGCTGCTAGCTATTTGTTTCGAGAGGGGCTACGCGCCCCTGACTGCGCGTCCCGGGCTAAGCGCCCCTGACTGCGCGTCCCGCTCCGGCCCAAAGAAGCGCGGTTCTTGGGCCTCCTCTCCCGTCGCGGCGGCTGAGCCGCCGCCGGGCCCCACGGCGTGAGCGCCGAGGCCGGACGCGCTCTCCCGGCATTGCTTTCCCGGCCGCATAGCGCTCGATGGACGTGTTCATCCCGGGGCGTGTCGCCTCGAGGCTTCCCGAAAGAGATCGCAGACAAGGCTTCTCGTTCCGCCCGCTCCTAGGGGCTACGTTCCTCCGCTCGATCTTGACCAGGAGCCCGGGGCGGGATAGGGTGCGGAGGTTTCGCTGCGAGGCAGGTGTCTCAGAGCGAACGCGAAGGAACAAACGACGTCCCCAAGGCTCGACCTTGCGCCCGTACGGTACGGGCGTTTGTCATTTCGGGCCGCGGGCGCGAGGAGGCATTATGCGCGACAAGATCAAGCTGGTTTCGTCTGCTGGCACCGGCTACTTCTACACCACCACCAAGAATAAGAAGCTCTCGACCGAGAAGCTGCGGCTCAAGAAGTACGATCCGAAGGTGCGCAAGCACGTCGAGTTCGTCGAAGAGAAGCTGCGTTAGTCCATCGCGGCGATCCGCCGCCGAACCGGGCTCGTCAAACCCGGTCCCCCTCCCGCGCCCAGCGCCTTGCCGCTGGGCTTTTGCTTTTCAGTTCGCCAGATAGCCGAGGGCCTCGAGCTCTTCGCGCAGGTCATCCGGGATGTCCTGGGGCGTCGAGCGGTTGCGCAGGCCGGCGAAGCGATGGGCGATGAGCTCGCGTAGGGCGACGACTCGGGCCGGGTGCTGATCGGCGACGTTGACCGTCTCGCCGGGATCCCGCCGCAGGTCGTAGAGCTCGACCGGCTCGAGGGGGTAGTGGTCCAACGGCACGCCGGCCATGCACACCGGCTGGACGTTGTCGGGGTTGTCGACCAGCTTCCAGCCGTCGTGGACCACGGTGTGGATGCGCGTGTCGCCGTACTCCGAGTAGGCCGGCTTGCCGGAACCGCCCTCCCCGGGTCGCTGCAGGTAGGGCACCAGCGAGGAACCGTGGAGGTCCGGCGGTGCCGGCAGGCCCAGGAGGTCGAGCATGGTGGGCAGGATGTCGATCAGCTCGACGTCTTGGGGCACCGAGGCGCCGCTCGGCAGCAAGCCGTCGGCAACGAAGGCCAGCGGCACATGGAGCGTGGTCTGGTAGACGGAGCAGGCGTGGTAGAGGTAGCCGTTGTGCTCGTAGAGCTCCTCGCCGTGATCGGCGAGGAAGACGATCAAGGTGTTGGGCCGCTGCTTCACCTCGTCGAGGAGACGGCCGGCAAAGCGGTCGGTACCGATGACGGCGGCATCGTAGAGAGCGTCGAGGTGGATGAGGTCGCGCGGGATGAGGGCGAGGCGCTGCTTCATCACCTGATCGAGGCGCCACTTCTTCGGCCCTAGGATGCCCTGGTACCCGGGGT
This sequence is a window from Acidobacteriota bacterium. Protein-coding genes within it:
- a CDS encoding FG-GAP-like repeat-containing protein, coding for MSSKVCRTLFSLLLFSVSLSLLTTPAWADVPFGSSVDVDTGLPDARDVVTADFDRDGDLDLLGAIASVDDVVWWENALGDGSTWSRHDLNLNADLPLDVEAADLDGDGDLDALAAVFFDGAILWWENDIDSGLACGTDFCEATVSAAASGASDVAVADVDRDGDLDVVAALRLANQFVWYKNDGSASSWTSHVIASAIAQAQAVALADLDGDGDLDVLGGSASVQGLVWFENNLDGAGACAGAWCQTTLDADFTGGVASADLDGDGDQDLLQTGNSGVVVSWWENTVGDASAWSEQPITLTASSAVGVSAVDLDSDGDLDVLVQASGAARWLENSAGDGTVWAERIFDLDDDFLLTAGDLDGDGDLDVTGAGDGVDAIRWWPNETLHRSALYVTERTILASGDDGDTAILVDVDLDGDQDLVADGGSPTSVLWMENDGTPRDGGWSETTIQAVDFALGLAAEDLDQDGDPDLIATLGNPIRLSWLENPADPVHDSWTERELVADLLVIGTMPDDVDRDGDPDLVLYTASNELLWLENDGNPATGVWTLTQIITSGLAADPVLVDLDRDGDHDLVGRWKSDLFSAAGLVWWENDGTPEGPDWTRRDVAAAFDAENLAVGDVDGDGDPDIMAVDDNVAELVWFESDGSPLDGGWTRRVADTAVVTSLRVRLADADRDGDLDLFGAEDADSAALLWWENDGSPSDGGWVLHPVANGQLDPENQEIGDVDGDGDLDWILAQEDSGEFTWWENQGGQFALPTLDAVAEPTPNEGAGDVLLLRIDGAHRGRSRDGSAELATLELRFEDDAADPLTDAELNVLVDRLRLYLDDGDGEFEPGGDDAELFVAAGPFAPTEGVLTLTLVDGDPALEIAVGVNTTWWLAADFASNAGSQAPDSFQVSHLTSASSTGEMATTDLPLSLEFAADVASSVLAINGAPAVEPPIADQVANAGALFELDVAASFFDFEPGALTYSATGLPDSMSITGGGFISGMPTLAEAAASPYSVMVTATDAGGLMGIDTFSLSVDPFGGTIVIDGVCTLSDAILSANSNSDVGACTGSGGVETLVLDSPVTLTVADTVNSSAFSGDFAGLPDVTSELVIAAGTASLIERDSGLGCVANGPDFFRLFNVLTGGRLILRGLTLQGGCAGRGGAIAVRVEAGLELEDCRLIANQAQASPGSSTTRGGAVFAQKDSTGVVVTGTLFADNRADAAATVDVAAEGGALYLEPNAIVEATIAESTFRRNQALGGAGQAARGGAIAAGVVTLASIVETSFEENLALGGDGNAGGAAEGGALFVAASTTLTELVFVGNSAVGGDGTGDSGGVALGGAVFREFGSSPVAWSGLVFERNQTVGGNSTSAAGGGAQGGALSAVDVDIERAFFELNSSFGGSGVTGGFAAAGGAQVDNGGSLRQVSFVGNRTRGGDGTSGDGGGANGGALRSIGELEVTAATASENEVRAGDSATASGGQASGGGMSIFDGSLSHVTVTGNRVIAGSGGESDGTAVGGGVFVGSVFPFDNSILAGNTRADGGGSPIANDCFRLGVSDSQGFNLVEAPDNCDFSASGDQTGLDPLLGALRRMNCSVPLPNGLCLPVQVPDIASPALDQGSCVVSTATEDARGFARPFDNPGTADAADGCDIGAVEYTDANDDGLEDGREIFGDGFESGDTAAWSQEVF
- a CDS encoding DUF2442 domain-containing protein, with translation MTTSLVEPQALAEQIEVSDNELLVHLEDGRTLIVPLAWFPRLLDASPEARANWQLLGRGEGSHWPDADEDLSVEGLLVGRKLVQPSPQDP
- the rpmG gene encoding 50S ribosomal protein L33, with product MRDKIKLVSSAGTGYFYTTTKNKKLSTEKLRLKKYDPKVRKHVEFVEEKLR
- a CDS encoding sulfatase; the encoded protein is MAGPRTSPSRPFAADSRLFLLAVSITALLMTACRETPPAPPEPARGLKAAAEGWNVVLLSVDTLRADRLGAYGYEGRPTSPHLDHLVAGGVRFANAHAPRALTWPSMASALTGLYPSGHGLIENGYSLPDDLATLPLVLEAAGYRTGAFLSNMCRANHRGWDDFSCSGGQDGKAVNQALEWLAQPAGEEPFFLWVHLFGPHSPYYNGGDLAATQLDPGYQGILGPKKWRLDQVMKQRLALIPRDLIHLDALYDAAVIGTDRFAGRLLDEVKQRPNTLIVFLADHGEELYEHNGYLYHACSVYQTTLHVPLAFVADGLLPSGASVPQDVELIDILPTMLDLLGLPAPPDLHGSSLVPYLQRPGEGGSGKPAYSEYGDTRIHTVVHDGWKLVDNPDNVQPVCMAGVPLDHYPLEPVELYDLRRDPGETVNVADQHPARVVALRELIAHRFAGLRNRSTPQDIPDDLREELEALGYLAN